The following coding sequences lie in one Vitis vinifera cultivar Pinot Noir 40024 chromosome 19, ASM3070453v1 genomic window:
- the LOC100244978 gene encoding ATP-dependent zinc metalloprotease FTSH 12, chloroplastic has product MDLSIPHTTLYPFHLCSSKPLLFNQNSSNLVLFKPLSLPSSNRRRSRQYHKRPVFVAASSANPSGPNGFSWLGLAYSIQRGSERFWVQFGGLVKRETGFDLEDANSKVNEFVGPVRGAMKRGEDGLDRFRTELLPEFVNWNRWERWKDLKNWEAKRIGALILYTFVVIISFRGIYLAFQAPRLDRQRKEVTEAYMEALIPEPSPSNIRKFKKGMWRKTIPKGLKMKKFIERPDGTLIHDSSYVGEDAWSDDPEPQDNVNQIIDSNVKLNAEVKKELKEDLGISGKDQQNSGTWRERLNTWKEILKKDKLKEDLESLNAKYAVEFDMKEVENSLRKDVVEKVPESNGTRALWISKRWWRYRPKLPYTYFLQKLDSSEVAAIVFTEDLKKLYVTMREGFPLEYIVDIPLDPHLFEMISSSGVEVDLLQRRQIHYIFKVVIALVPGILILWCIRESVMLLHVTSKRFLYKKYNQLFDMAYAENFILPVGDGETKSMYKEVVLGGDVWDLLDELMIYMGNPMQYYERGVPFVRGVLLSGPPGTGKTLFARTLAKESGMPFVFASGAEFTDSEKSGAARINEMFSIARRNAPCFVFVDEIDAIAGRHARKDPRRKATFEALIAQLEGEKEKTGVDRFSLRQAVIFICATNRPDELDLEFVRSGRIDRRLYIGLPDAKQRVQIFGVHSAGKQLAEDVDFGKLVFRTVGYSGADIRNLVNEGAIMSVRKGHSKIYQQDIVDVLDKQLLEGMGVLLTEEEQQKCEESVSFEKKRLLAVHEAGHIVLAHLFPRFDWHAFSQLLPGGKETAISVFYPREDMLDQGYTTFGYMKMQMVVAHGGRCAERVVFGDEITDGGRDDLEKITKIAREMVISPANSRLGLTALTKRVGLMDRPDSPDGELIKYRWDDPFVIPANMTLEVSELFSRELTRYIEETEEIAMSGLKVNRHILDMITNELLENSRITGLEVDEKMKGLSPIMFEDFVKPFQINLEEEGPLPHNDRVRYQPLDIYPAPLHRC; this is encoded by the exons ATGGACCTCTCAATCCCTCACACGACACTATACCCATTTCACCTTTGTTCTTCGAAGCCACTGTTATTTAATCAAAACTCCTCAAATCTCGTTCTCTTCAAGCCACTCTCTTTACCTTCTTCTAATCGCAGAAGATCACGTCAGTACCACAAAAGACCAGTTTTTGTTGCTGCTTCGTCTGCAAACCCAAGTGGGCCAAATGGGTTTTCTTGGCTCGGTCTGGCTTATTCGATTCAGCGTGGGTCGGAGCGGTTCTGGGTGCAATTTGGGGGTCTGGTGAAGAGGGAAACTGGGTTTGACTTGGAAGATGCTAATTCGAAGGTGAACGAGTTTGTGGGCCCAGTTCGTGGTGCGATGAAGAGAGGTGAGGATGGGTTGGATCGGTTTAGGACTGAGTTGCTTCCAGAGTTTGTGAATTGGAATCGGTGGGAGCGTTGGAAG GATCTCAAGAATTGGGAAGCTAAACGAATTGGCGCCCTGATTCTCTATACATTTGTTGTGATAATATCTTTTCGAGGTATATATTTGGCATTTCAAGCCCCTCGTCTAGATCGTCAAAGAAAAGAGGTCACAGAGGCTTATATGGAGGCACTGATTCCTGAGCCATCTCCAAGTAATATTAGAAA GTTTAAAAAGGGCATGTGGAGGAAGACAATACCTAAAGGtctgaaaatgaagaaattcatTGAAAGACCTGATGGAACCTTAATTCATGATAGTTCTTATGTTGGGGAAGATGCATGGAGTGATGATCCAGAGCCTCAGGACAATGTGAATCAAATTATTGACAGTAATGTAAAATTAAATGCAGAAGTAAAGAAAGAACTGAAGGAGGACTTGGGCATTTCAG gtaaagatcaacaaaataGTGGAACATGGCGTGAAAGGCTTAATACATGGAAGGAAATTCTCAAGAAGGATAAGTTAAAGGAGGATTTAGAATCCTTAAATGCCAAATATGCAGTTGAATTTGACATGAAAGAAGTGGAAAACAGCCTTCGCAAGGATGTGGTAGAAAAGGTACCAGAGTCAAATGGGACTAGAGCACTGTGGATTTCCAAGAGATGGTGGCGCTATCGTCCTAAACTTCCCTATACTTACTTTCTTCAGAAACTTGATAGCTCTGAG GTTGCTGCAATTGTCTTCACTGAGGATCTGAAAAAATTGTATGTAACAATGAGAGAAGGATTTCCCTTAGAATACATT gttGATATTCCCCTTGACCCACACTTGTTTGAGATGATCTCAAGCTCTGGAGTTGAAGTAGATCTCCTTCAGAGGCGACAAATCCATTACATTTTTAAAGTTGTGATTGCATTGGTACCTGGAATATTGATCTTGTGGTGTATAAGAGAGTCTGTGATGCTTCTTCATGTTACTTCAAAGCGCtttctatataaaaagtataatcAACTTTTTGATATGGCTTATGCAGAAAACTTTATCCTG CCAGTTGGAGATGGTGAAACAAAATCAATGTACAAAGAAGTAGTATTAGGGGGTGATGTTTGGGACCTTCTGGACGAGTTAATGATTTATATGGGAAACCCCATGCAGTACTATGAAAGAGGTGTACCATTTGTCCGG GGTGTTCTTCTCTCTGGTCCTCCGGGCACAGGAAAAACTCTTTTTGCACGGACGCTTGCAAAGGAAAGTGGGATGCCCTTTGTCTTTGCATCTGGTGCAGAGTTCACAGATAGTGAAAAAAGTGGTGCAGCAAGGATTAATGAAATGTTTTCAATTGCAAGGAGAAAC GCTCCTTGTTTTGTATTTGTGGATGAAATTGATGCTATTGCTGGAAGGCATGCAAGGAAAGATCCACGAAGAAAGGCAACATTTGAGGCTTTGATAGCACAGCTTGAGGGAGA GAAGGAAAAAACTGGTGTTGATCGGTTTTCACTTAGACAAGCTGTGATATTCATCTGTGCTACCAATCGACCAGATGAATTGGACCTAGAATTTGTTCGTTCTGGACGCATTGACCGTCGGCTGTACATTGGTTTACCTGATGCAAAGCAGCGGGTACAAATTTTTGGTGTGCACAGTGCAGGAAAACAGCTTGCTGAAGATGTGGACTTTGGAAAA CTTGTTTTCCGCACTGTTGGTTATTCTGGGGCAGATATTCGAAATCTTGTCAATGAAGGAGCAATAATGTCT GTGAGAAAAGGTCATTCCAAGATATACCAGCAGGATATTGTTGATGTGTTAGATAAACAATTGCTTGAGGGAATGGGCGTGCTCCTTACGGAGGAAGAGCAACAGAAATGCGAAGAAAGT GTgagttttgaaaagaaaagactGCTGGCTGTACATGAAGCTGGTCACATAGTGTTAGCTCACTTGTTTCCTCGATTTGACTGGCATGCATTTTCTCAGCTCCTGCCTGGTGGCAAG GAAACTGCAATATCTGTTTTTTACCCCAGAGAAGATATGTTAGACCAGGGTTACACGACCTTTGGCTATATGAAAATGCAAATGGTGGTTGCTCATGGTGGCCGATGTGCTGAACGTGTTGTGTTTGGCGATGAGATAACTGATGGAGGAAGGGATGACCTAGAAAAGATTACGAAG ATTGCTAGAGAGATGGTAATCAGCCCAGCAAATTCAAGGTTGGGGCTTACTGCTTTGACAAAACGAGTGGGGTTAATGGATAGACCTGATAGTCCAGATGGCGAGTTAATAAAGTACAGG TGGGATGACCCTTTTGTGATTCCTGCCAACATGACACTTGAAGTATCTGAGCTGTTCAGTCGAGAATTAACAAGG TACATTGAAGAGACAGAAGAAATTGCAATGAGTGGTTTGAAGGTGAACAGGCACATATTGGATATGATTACAAACGAACTGTTGGAAAATTCAAGGATAACTGGATTG GAAgttgatgagaaaatgaagggaCTCTCTCCAATAATGTTCGAGGATTTTGTGAAACCATTCCAAATAAACTTAGAAGAG GAGGGACCCTTGCCTCACAATGATCGGGTGAGATACCAGCCACTGGACATATATCCTGCTCCACTCCACAGATGTTAA